Proteins from a genomic interval of Chionomys nivalis chromosome 7, mChiNiv1.1, whole genome shotgun sequence:
- the Caskin2 gene encoding caskin-2 gives MGREQDLIVAVKNGDVTCVQKLVAKVKAAKTKLLGSTKRLNINYQDADGFSALHHAALGGSLELIALLLEAQATVDIKDSNGMRPLHYAAWQGRLEPVRLLLRASAAVNAASLDGQIPLHLAAQYGHYEVSEMLLQHQSNPCLVNKLKKTPLDLACEFGRLKVAQLLLNSHLCVALLEGEAKDPCDPNYTTPLHLAAKNGHREVIRQLLKAGIEINRQTKTGTALHEAALYGKTEVVRLLLEGGVDVNIRNTYNQTALDIVNQFTTSQASREIKQLLREASGILKVRALKDFWNLHDPTALNVRAGDVITVLEQHPDGRWKGHIHESQRGTDRVGYFPPGIVEVVSKRVGIPVARLPSAPTPLRPSFPRISQSSADDSLQPLTYGQLPRGGLSPDSPAGDRNSVGSEGSVGSIRSAGSGQSSEGTNGHGTGLLIENAQPLPSASEDQALPGLRAPSVSDNLSHRPLASYRSGETFTQDVRPEQLLEGKDAQAIHNWLSEFQLEGYTAHFLQAGYDVPTISRMTPEDLTAIGVTKPGHRKKIASEIAQLSIAEWLPNYIPVDLLEWLCALGLPQYHKQLVSSGYDSMGLVADLTWEELQEIGVNKLGHQKKLMLGVRRLAELRRGLLHGEALGEGGRRLTRGPELMAIEGLENGESPAMAGPRLLTFQGSELSPELQAAMAGGGPEPLPLPPARSPSQESIGARSRGSGHSQEQPVSQPSIGDSITPQERNLPEGTERPSKLCTSLPGQGPAPYVFMCSQSSPTSPAPGPPPGAPRAFSYLAGSPAAPPDPPRPKRRSHSLSRPGPAEGEAEGEAEGPVGSALGSYATLTRRPGRSTLARTSPSLTPTRGTPRSQSFALRARRKGPPPPPPKRLSSVSSPTEPSSLEGSPGPKEGATGPRRRTLSEPAGPSEAPGPSAPTGPVSDTEEEEPGPEGTPPSRGSSGEGLPFAEEGNLTIKQRPKPAGPPPREAPVLPGLDFNLTESDTVKRRPRCKEREPLQTALVAFGVVGGDTPSPSAPLSSQAPCESPSTSSNPPRSEPSSLPSQGTPAPDLSPKSQPPGHQGASGPALALNVETEPPAAPAALLKVPGAGAAPKPVSVACTQLAFSGPKLAPRFGPRPVPPPRPESTGPVCPGQAQQRLEQTSSSLAAALKAAEKSISTEEREGPTAASTKHILDDISTMFDALADQLDAMLD, from the exons AGCTCCTCGGCTCCACGAAGAGACTCAACATCAACTACCAGGATGCTGATGG ATTCTCTGCTCTCCACCATGCTGCCTTGGGGGGCAGCCTGGAGCTCATAGCCTTGCTGCTGGAGGCGCAAGCCACTGTCGACATCAAAGACAGCAATG GCATGCGTCCCCTACACTATGCAGCCTGGCAGGGCCGGCTGGAGCCTGTgaggctgctgctgagggcttCTGCGGCTGTCAACGCTGCCTCACTGGACGGCCAGATCCCTCTGCACCTGGCTGCGCAGTATGGACACTATGAGGTG TCAGAAATGCTTCTCCAGCATCAGTCCAACCCGTGCCTAGTCAACAAGCTGAAGAAGACACCCCTAGACCTAGCCTGCGAATTCGGGCGGCTCAAG GTGGCCCAGTTGCTTCTAAACAGCCACTTGTGTGTGGCACTGCTGGAAGGAGAAGCAAAGGACCCGTGCGACCCCAACTACACCACACCCCTGCACTTGGCTGCTAAGAATGGCCACAGAGAAGTCATCAG GCAACTGCTGAAAGCTGGTATTGAGATCAACCGCCAGACCAAGACCGGCACCGCACTGCACGAGGCCGCCTTATACGGCAAAACCGAGGTGGTGCGGCTACTGCTAGAG GGAGGTGTAGATGTGAATATCCGGAACACGTATAACCAGACGGCGCTGGACATAGTGAATCAGTTCACCACCTCCCAGGCCAGCCGGGAAATCAAGCAGCTACTTCGGG AGGCTTCAGGGATCTTGAAAGTCCGAGCACTTAAGGATTTCTGGAACCTTCATGACCCCACCGCTCTCAATGTCCGGGCAGGAGATGTCATCACG GTGCTCGAACAACATCCTGACGGCCGCTGGAAGGGCCACATCCATGAGAGCCAAAGGGGCACTGACCGTGTGGGCTACTTCCCCCCGGGGATCGTCGAGGTGGTCAGCAAGCGGGTGGGCATACCTGTGGCCCGTCTCCCCTCTGCGCCCACCCCGCTGCGGCCGAGCTTCCCCCGGatatcacagtcctctgctgacGATTCGCTGCAGCCTCTTACCTATGGCCAGCTCCCGCGGGGAGGCCTCAGCCCAGACAGTCCAG CAGGTGACAGGAACAGCGTGGGCAGCGAGGGCAGTGTGGGCAGCATCCGCAGTGCTGGCAGTGGGCAGAGTTCTGAAGGCACCAATGGCCATGGCACTGGCCTCCTTATTGAGAATGCTCAG cCACTACCCTCTGCCAGTGAGGACCAGGCACTGCCAGGCCTGCGTGCCCCATCTGTGTCAG ACAACCTGAGTCATCGCCCCCTGGCCAGTTATCGCTCTGGGGAGACCTTCACTCAGGATGTGAGGCCAGAACAGTTGCTGGAAGGGAAG GATGCACAGGCCATTCATAACTGGCTAAGTGAATTCCAGCTGGAGGGCTACACTGCCCACTTCCTTCAGGCCGGCTATGACGTGCCAACCATCAGTCGAATGACGCCCGAG GATCTGACAGCCATTGGGGTGACCAAACCTGGACACCGGAAGAAGATCGCCTCAGAGATTGCCCAGCTCAGCATCGCTGAGTGGCTGCCCAACTATATCCCG GTGGACTTGCTGGAGTGGCTGTGTGCCCTGGGGCTGCCACAGTATCACAAGCAGCTGGTGAGCAGCGGCTACGACTCCATGGGGCTGGTCGCCGACCTCACTTGGGAGGAGCTGCAGGAGATAGGCGTGAACAAGCTGG GGCATCAGAAGAAGCTCATGCTGGGGGTGAGACGGCTGGCAGAGCTTCGGCGGGGCCTGCTGCATGGGGAGGCTCTAGGTGAAGGCGGACGCCGGCTGACCAGGGGTCCGGAGTTGATGGCCATTGAAGGCCTGGAGAACGGGGAAAGTCCAGCTATGGCTGGCCCTCGCCTCCTCACCTTTCAGGGCAGTGAGCTGAGCCCAGAGCTACAGGCAGCTATGGCAGGGGGTGGCCCAGAGCCACTCCCTCTTCCCCCTGCCCGTTCTCCCAGCCAGGAAAGCATTGGCGCCCGCTCCCGGGGTTCTGGTCACTCACAGGAGCAGCCTGTCTCTCAGCCCAGTATTGGTGATTCCATCACCCCACAGGAGAGGAACCTTCCAGAGGGTACAGAGCGCCCCTCTAAGCTTTGTACCTCACTCCCTGGCCAAGGACCTGCCCCTTATGTCTTCATGTGTTCACAGAGTTCACCCACTAGCCCAGCCCCAGGGCCACCTCCTGGTGCTCCTCGGGCCTTCTCCTACTTGGCCGGCTCTCCTGCAGCTCCTCCAGACCCGCCTCGGCCCAAACGCCGGTCCCACAGCCTGAGCCGCCCTGGCCCTGCTGAGGGGGAAGCTGAAGGGGAGGCTGAAGGGCCAGTGGGCAGTGCCTTGGGCAGCTATGCCACCCTTACCCGGAGACCAGGACGCAGCACCCTTGCCCGGACTAGCCCTAGCCTGACCCCAACTCGAGGGACACCCCGAAGTCAGTCCTTTGCCCTCCGTGCCCGTCGTAAaggccccccacccccaccccccaagcgCCTCAGTTCCGTCTCTAGCCCTACCGAGCCATCTTCATTAGAAGGAAGCCCAGGACCCAAGGAAGGGGCCACAGGCCCTCGGAGGAGAACACTGAGTGAACCAGCCGGCCCCTCAGAGGCCCCTGGTCCTTCTGCCCCAACTGGCCCTGTGTCTGACACAGAAGAGGAGGAGCCTGGGCCTGAGGGGACACCCCCATCTCGGGGCAGCTCAGGAGAAGGGCTGCCATTCGCAGAGGAAGGGAACCTGACGATCAAGCAGCGGCCAAAGCCAGCTGGTCCCCCGCCCCGGGAGGCACCTGTGCTCCCTGGTCTTGACTTCAACCTCACAGAGTCCGATACTGTCAAACGGAGGCCCAGGTGTAAAGAGAGAGAGCCACTCCAGACTGCACTGGTGGCCTTTGGGGTAGTGGGTGGTGACACCCCTAGCCCCTCCGCTCCCCTGTCCTCCCAGGCCCCCTGTGAATCTCCCTCAACTTCCTCTAACCCTCCACGGTCTGAGCCTAGCAGCCTTCCGTCTCAAGGAACTCCAGCCCCAGATCTCAGCCCCAAATCTCAGCCCCCCGGCCACCAAGGGGCCTCTGGGCCAGCTCTGGCGCTGAATGTGGAGACGGAGCCTCCAGCTGCCCCTGCTGCCCTCCTCAAAGTGCCCGGAGCAG GAGCAGCTCCTAAGCCTGTGTCCGTGGCCTGTACGCAGCTGGCATTTTCTGGCCCAAAGCTGGCTCCCCGGTTCGGCCCCCGCCCTGTACCCCCTCCGAGGCCTGAGAGCACTGGGCCTGTGTGTCCAGGCCAGGCCCAACAGAGACTGGAGCAAACCAGCTCGTCCTTGGCAGCTGCACTGAAGGCAGCTGAGAAGAGCATCAGCACCGAGGAGCGAGAGGG CCCCACAGCGGCCTCTACCAAGCACATTCTGGATGACATCAGCACCATGTTTGATGCCCTGGCTGACCAGCTGGATGCCATGCTGGACTGA